One Gemella haemolysans ATCC 10379 genomic window carries:
- a CDS encoding LPXTG cell wall anchor domain-containing protein, giving the protein MANENEKLEVYYVNGNKLEKVPSVYKDGKLTFFTNHFSLYTIVKEGINPSNNKTKFETGDALVQPELPALNELPKSETGDALVQPELPELNEISKAEKGEALIQPELPALSEIPKSETGDALVQPELPELNINDLNKEQKVKEQAQPSTQDIFGQNESKEDKKTEVEKTTVQKTSQTVAKGLKALANTGVSSTATVGLGALVLLSALVLRRKNNK; this is encoded by the coding sequence GTGGCTAATGAGAATGAAAAATTAGAAGTTTACTATGTAAATGGTAATAAATTAGAAAAAGTACCAAGTGTTTATAAAGATGGAAAACTTACATTCTTCACTAACCACTTCAGTTTATACACAATTGTAAAAGAAGGTATTAACCCATCAAATAATAAAACAAAATTTGAAACTGGTGATGCTCTTGTTCAACCTGAACTGCCAGCATTAAACGAATTACCAAAATCTGAAACTGGTGATGCTCTTGTTCAACCTGAATTACCAGAATTAAACGAAATATCGAAAGCAGAAAAAGGTGAAGCTCTTATTCAACCTGAACTACCAGCATTAAGCGAAATACCAAAATCTGAAACTGGTGATGCTCTTGTTCAACCTGAATTACCAGAATTAAATATCAATGATTTAAACAAAGAGCAAAAAGTAAAAGAACAAGCACAACCATCAACACAAGATATCTTTGGACAAAATGAAAGCAAAGAAGATAAGAAAACTGAGGTTGAAAAAACTACTGTTCAAAAAACTTCACAAACTGTAGCTAAAGGACTTAAAGCGTTAGCTAATACTGGAGTAAGTTCAACAGCAACTGTTGGTTTAGGTGCACTAGTATTATTATCTGCTCTTGTTCTACGCAGAAAAAATAACAAATAA